A single window of Aspergillus oryzae RIB40 DNA, chromosome 8 DNA harbors:
- a CDS encoding uncharacterized protein (predicted protein), with product MKLTRYLSLLTLVLTANAADCTAPNQQWFSDAAVQMMWSIRAWLCPNAWSQSITAGPDGGWCDAGGGVISAYWGSWTISGMQSEQQCWQGADMIGGFNMEYFIVLHGFVLLEPLKAPIIHLLCLIGGVSNTNS from the exons ATGAAGTTAACAAgatatctttctctcctcaccctcgTGCTAACGGCAAATGCCGCAGACTGCACCGCGCCAAATCAGCAATGGTTTAGTGATGCCGCAGTCCAAATGATGTGGTCCATCCGGGCCTGGCTATGTCCCAATGCGTGGTCGCAATCCATCACCGCCGGACCAGATGGCGGCTGGTGTGATGCGGGTGGCGGCGTCATCAGTGCCTATTGGGGATCCTGGACGATCTCTGGAATGCAATCCGAGCAACAATGCTGG CAAGGCGCGGATATGATAGGAGGATTCAATATGGAATAC TTCATCGTATTGCAtggttttgttcttcttgaaccACTCAAGGCTCCAATCATCCATCTTCTGTGTCTCATCGGTGGGGTGTCAAACACAAACAGTTGA